One segment of Anomalospiza imberbis isolate Cuckoo-Finch-1a 21T00152 chromosome 2, ASM3175350v1, whole genome shotgun sequence DNA contains the following:
- the ZRSR2 gene encoding U2 small nuclear ribonucleoprotein auxiliary factor 35 kDa subunit-related protein 2 isoform X3 produces the protein MSSISGRVPSHQKYRAILKKEKRKKKRQALAKLRDSEAAEKDESVSEEEEEEVEEEEEEEEKKLEAERQKLHEQWLLREEKAQEEFKLKKEKEEAARKRQEDEERKIKEEWEEQQRKEREVAQQKQQEKREREAAVQRMLDQAESQLENGVSWHNPEPPENLGTEKDRANCPFYIKTGSCRFGDRCSRKHNYPTSSKTLLVRGMFITFGMEQCRRDDYDTDASLEYSDEETYQQFLEFYEDVLPEFQNVGKVVQFKVSCNYEPHLRGNVYVQYQSEKDCQAALALFSGRWYAGRQLHCEFCPVTRWKTAICGLFERQKCPRGKHCNFLHVFKNPNNEFWEANRDIRISPERTHQLSKNSERRNRSSHRDDYYSRSRRRGSPSPDHSYRRNGESERKKSRRKNKKRRHSGRSRSRERRRSHSRGRKRRGRSRSRSHSRTRSRSRSRSSSRSRSRGKKRSSSRGKNSETPKTK, from the exons ATGTCATCCATTTCAGGCAGGGTCCCGAG CCATCAAAAGTACAGAGCTATTCTgaagaaggagaagaggaaaaaaaaacggCAGGCACTTGCCAAACTAAGGGACTCAG aagctgcagaaaaagATGAATCTGTgtctgaggaggaagaggaggaagtggaagaagaggaagaagaggaagaaaaaaaacttgagGCAGAAAG GCAAAAACTACATGAGCAGTGGTTGCTGAGAGAAGAAAAGGCCCAAGAAGAGTTCAagctaaagaaagaaaaagaggaggcTGCAAGAAAGCGTCAAGAAGATGAAGAG aGGAAGATCAAAGAAGAATGGGAAGAGCAgcaaagaaaagagagagaagtggCACAGCAGAAGCAacaggagaagagagagagagag GCAGCTGTGCAGAGGATGCTGGATCAAGCTGAAAGCCAG CTGGAGAATGGTGTGAGTTGGCATAACCCAGAGCCCCCAGAGAATCTGGGAACAGAGAAGGATAGAGCAAATTGCCCGTTTTATATTAAAACAGGCTCCTGCCGATTTGGAGACAG GTGTTCTCGCAAGCATAACTACCCCACATCGAGCAAGACGCTGCTCGTGCGAGGGATGTTCATCACTTTTGGCATGGAGCAGTGCCGGAGAGACGACTACGACACAGATGCCAGTCTGGAGTACAGTGATGAGGAGACCTACCAGCAGTTCCTGGAGTTCTATGAGGATGTGCTCCCCGAATTTCAGAACGTGGGGAAGGTGGTTCAATTCAAG GTCAGTTGCAACTATGAGCCTCACCTGCGAGGAAATGTGTACGTCCAGTATCAGTC ggagaaggactgtcaggcagctctggctctgttCAGTGGACGATGGTATGCAGGCAGACAGCTTCACTGTGAATTCTGTCCTGTGACAAGGTGGAAAACTGCCATATGTG GCTTATTTGAAAGGCAGAAGTGTCCAAGAGGGAAACACTGCAACTTTCTTCACGTAttcaaaaatccaaacaacgAGTTTTGGGAGGCCAACAGAGACATACGTATTTCTCCTGAACGGACTCATCAGTTGTCTAAAAACTCTGAGAGGAGAAACAGATCGAGCCATCGTGACGACTATTACAGCCGGTCCAGGAGAAGGGGCAGCCCGAGCCCAGACCATTCCTACCGCAGAAATGGAGaatcagagaggaaaaagagtcGCCGCAAAAACAAGAAGCGGCGCCACTCGGGGAGGTCGAGGAGTCGAGAGAGGAGGAGGTCTCACAGCAGGGGCAGGAAGAGGAGAGGCCGCAGTCGCAGCAGGAGTCACAGTCGGACAcgcagcaggagcagaagcaGGAGCTCCTCTCGATCCAGGAGCAGGGGTAAAAAGAGATcaagcagcagaggaaaaaacagTGAAACTCCCAAAACAAAGTGA
- the ZRSR2 gene encoding U2 small nuclear ribonucleoprotein auxiliary factor 35 kDa subunit-related protein 2 isoform X4, with protein sequence MSSISGRVPSHQKYRAILKKEKRKKKRQALAKLRDSAAEKDESVSEEEEEEVEEEEEEEEKKLEAERQKLHEQWLLREEKAQEEFKLKKEKEEAARKRQEDEERKIKEEWEEQQRKEREVAQQKQQEKREREAAVQRMLDQAESQLENGVSWHNPEPPENLGTEKDRANCPFYIKTGSCRFGDRCSRKHNYPTSSKTLLVRGMFITFGMEQCRRDDYDTDASLEYSDEETYQQFLEFYEDVLPEFQNVGKVVQFKVSCNYEPHLRGNVYVQYQSEKDCQAALALFSGRWYAGRQLHCEFCPVTRWKTAICGLFERQKCPRGKHCNFLHVFKNPNNEFWEANRDIRISPERTHQLSKNSERRNRSSHRDDYYSRSRRRGSPSPDHSYRRNGESERKKSRRKNKKRRHSGRSRSRERRRSHSRGRKRRGRSRSRSHSRTRSRSRSRSSSRSRSRGKKRSSSRGKNSETPKTK encoded by the exons ATGTCATCCATTTCAGGCAGGGTCCCGAG CCATCAAAAGTACAGAGCTATTCTgaagaaggagaagaggaaaaaaaaacggCAGGCACTTGCCAAACTAAGGGACTCAG ctgcagaaaaagATGAATCTGTgtctgaggaggaagaggaggaagtggaagaagaggaagaagaggaagaaaaaaaacttgagGCAGAAAG GCAAAAACTACATGAGCAGTGGTTGCTGAGAGAAGAAAAGGCCCAAGAAGAGTTCAagctaaagaaagaaaaagaggaggcTGCAAGAAAGCGTCAAGAAGATGAAGAG aGGAAGATCAAAGAAGAATGGGAAGAGCAgcaaagaaaagagagagaagtggCACAGCAGAAGCAacaggagaagagagagagagag GCAGCTGTGCAGAGGATGCTGGATCAAGCTGAAAGCCAG CTGGAGAATGGTGTGAGTTGGCATAACCCAGAGCCCCCAGAGAATCTGGGAACAGAGAAGGATAGAGCAAATTGCCCGTTTTATATTAAAACAGGCTCCTGCCGATTTGGAGACAG GTGTTCTCGCAAGCATAACTACCCCACATCGAGCAAGACGCTGCTCGTGCGAGGGATGTTCATCACTTTTGGCATGGAGCAGTGCCGGAGAGACGACTACGACACAGATGCCAGTCTGGAGTACAGTGATGAGGAGACCTACCAGCAGTTCCTGGAGTTCTATGAGGATGTGCTCCCCGAATTTCAGAACGTGGGGAAGGTGGTTCAATTCAAG GTCAGTTGCAACTATGAGCCTCACCTGCGAGGAAATGTGTACGTCCAGTATCAGTC ggagaaggactgtcaggcagctctggctctgttCAGTGGACGATGGTATGCAGGCAGACAGCTTCACTGTGAATTCTGTCCTGTGACAAGGTGGAAAACTGCCATATGTG GCTTATTTGAAAGGCAGAAGTGTCCAAGAGGGAAACACTGCAACTTTCTTCACGTAttcaaaaatccaaacaacgAGTTTTGGGAGGCCAACAGAGACATACGTATTTCTCCTGAACGGACTCATCAGTTGTCTAAAAACTCTGAGAGGAGAAACAGATCGAGCCATCGTGACGACTATTACAGCCGGTCCAGGAGAAGGGGCAGCCCGAGCCCAGACCATTCCTACCGCAGAAATGGAGaatcagagaggaaaaagagtcGCCGCAAAAACAAGAAGCGGCGCCACTCGGGGAGGTCGAGGAGTCGAGAGAGGAGGAGGTCTCACAGCAGGGGCAGGAAGAGGAGAGGCCGCAGTCGCAGCAGGAGTCACAGTCGGACAcgcagcaggagcagaagcaGGAGCTCCTCTCGATCCAGGAGCAGGGGTAAAAAGAGATcaagcagcagaggaaaaaacagTGAAACTCCCAAAACAAAGTGA
- the ZRSR2 gene encoding U2 small nuclear ribonucleoprotein auxiliary factor 35 kDa subunit-related protein 2 isoform X1 produces MAAPTLVPEPPLGKPSHQKYRAILKKEKRKKKRQALAKLRDSEAAEKDESVSEEEEEEVEEEEEEEEKKLEAERQKLHEQWLLREEKAQEEFKLKKEKEEAARKRQEDEERKIKEEWEEQQRKEREVAQQKQQEKREREAAVQRMLDQAESQLENGVSWHNPEPPENLGTEKDRANCPFYIKTGSCRFGDRCSRKHNYPTSSKTLLVRGMFITFGMEQCRRDDYDTDASLEYSDEETYQQFLEFYEDVLPEFQNVGKVVQFKVSCNYEPHLRGNVYVQYQSEKDCQAALALFSGRWYAGRQLHCEFCPVTRWKTAICGLFERQKCPRGKHCNFLHVFKNPNNEFWEANRDIRISPERTHQLSKNSERRNRSSHRDDYYSRSRRRGSPSPDHSYRRNGESERKKSRRKNKKRRHSGRSRSRERRRSHSRGRKRRGRSRSRSHSRTRSRSRSRSSSRSRSRGKKRSSSRGKNSETPKTK; encoded by the exons ATGGCGGCGCCCACGTTGGTACCCGAGCCCCCCCTGGGGAAGCCGAG CCATCAAAAGTACAGAGCTATTCTgaagaaggagaagaggaaaaaaaaacggCAGGCACTTGCCAAACTAAGGGACTCAG aagctgcagaaaaagATGAATCTGTgtctgaggaggaagaggaggaagtggaagaagaggaagaagaggaagaaaaaaaacttgagGCAGAAAG GCAAAAACTACATGAGCAGTGGTTGCTGAGAGAAGAAAAGGCCCAAGAAGAGTTCAagctaaagaaagaaaaagaggaggcTGCAAGAAAGCGTCAAGAAGATGAAGAG aGGAAGATCAAAGAAGAATGGGAAGAGCAgcaaagaaaagagagagaagtggCACAGCAGAAGCAacaggagaagagagagagagag GCAGCTGTGCAGAGGATGCTGGATCAAGCTGAAAGCCAG CTGGAGAATGGTGTGAGTTGGCATAACCCAGAGCCCCCAGAGAATCTGGGAACAGAGAAGGATAGAGCAAATTGCCCGTTTTATATTAAAACAGGCTCCTGCCGATTTGGAGACAG GTGTTCTCGCAAGCATAACTACCCCACATCGAGCAAGACGCTGCTCGTGCGAGGGATGTTCATCACTTTTGGCATGGAGCAGTGCCGGAGAGACGACTACGACACAGATGCCAGTCTGGAGTACAGTGATGAGGAGACCTACCAGCAGTTCCTGGAGTTCTATGAGGATGTGCTCCCCGAATTTCAGAACGTGGGGAAGGTGGTTCAATTCAAG GTCAGTTGCAACTATGAGCCTCACCTGCGAGGAAATGTGTACGTCCAGTATCAGTC ggagaaggactgtcaggcagctctggctctgttCAGTGGACGATGGTATGCAGGCAGACAGCTTCACTGTGAATTCTGTCCTGTGACAAGGTGGAAAACTGCCATATGTG GCTTATTTGAAAGGCAGAAGTGTCCAAGAGGGAAACACTGCAACTTTCTTCACGTAttcaaaaatccaaacaacgAGTTTTGGGAGGCCAACAGAGACATACGTATTTCTCCTGAACGGACTCATCAGTTGTCTAAAAACTCTGAGAGGAGAAACAGATCGAGCCATCGTGACGACTATTACAGCCGGTCCAGGAGAAGGGGCAGCCCGAGCCCAGACCATTCCTACCGCAGAAATGGAGaatcagagaggaaaaagagtcGCCGCAAAAACAAGAAGCGGCGCCACTCGGGGAGGTCGAGGAGTCGAGAGAGGAGGAGGTCTCACAGCAGGGGCAGGAAGAGGAGAGGCCGCAGTCGCAGCAGGAGTCACAGTCGGACAcgcagcaggagcagaagcaGGAGCTCCTCTCGATCCAGGAGCAGGGGTAAAAAGAGATcaagcagcagaggaaaaaacagTGAAACTCCCAAAACAAAGTGA
- the ZRSR2 gene encoding U2 small nuclear ribonucleoprotein auxiliary factor 35 kDa subunit-related protein 2 isoform X2, which translates to MAAPTLVPEPPLGKPSHQKYRAILKKEKRKKKRQALAKLRDSAAEKDESVSEEEEEEVEEEEEEEEKKLEAERQKLHEQWLLREEKAQEEFKLKKEKEEAARKRQEDEERKIKEEWEEQQRKEREVAQQKQQEKREREAAVQRMLDQAESQLENGVSWHNPEPPENLGTEKDRANCPFYIKTGSCRFGDRCSRKHNYPTSSKTLLVRGMFITFGMEQCRRDDYDTDASLEYSDEETYQQFLEFYEDVLPEFQNVGKVVQFKVSCNYEPHLRGNVYVQYQSEKDCQAALALFSGRWYAGRQLHCEFCPVTRWKTAICGLFERQKCPRGKHCNFLHVFKNPNNEFWEANRDIRISPERTHQLSKNSERRNRSSHRDDYYSRSRRRGSPSPDHSYRRNGESERKKSRRKNKKRRHSGRSRSRERRRSHSRGRKRRGRSRSRSHSRTRSRSRSRSSSRSRSRGKKRSSSRGKNSETPKTK; encoded by the exons ATGGCGGCGCCCACGTTGGTACCCGAGCCCCCCCTGGGGAAGCCGAG CCATCAAAAGTACAGAGCTATTCTgaagaaggagaagaggaaaaaaaaacggCAGGCACTTGCCAAACTAAGGGACTCAG ctgcagaaaaagATGAATCTGTgtctgaggaggaagaggaggaagtggaagaagaggaagaagaggaagaaaaaaaacttgagGCAGAAAG GCAAAAACTACATGAGCAGTGGTTGCTGAGAGAAGAAAAGGCCCAAGAAGAGTTCAagctaaagaaagaaaaagaggaggcTGCAAGAAAGCGTCAAGAAGATGAAGAG aGGAAGATCAAAGAAGAATGGGAAGAGCAgcaaagaaaagagagagaagtggCACAGCAGAAGCAacaggagaagagagagagagag GCAGCTGTGCAGAGGATGCTGGATCAAGCTGAAAGCCAG CTGGAGAATGGTGTGAGTTGGCATAACCCAGAGCCCCCAGAGAATCTGGGAACAGAGAAGGATAGAGCAAATTGCCCGTTTTATATTAAAACAGGCTCCTGCCGATTTGGAGACAG GTGTTCTCGCAAGCATAACTACCCCACATCGAGCAAGACGCTGCTCGTGCGAGGGATGTTCATCACTTTTGGCATGGAGCAGTGCCGGAGAGACGACTACGACACAGATGCCAGTCTGGAGTACAGTGATGAGGAGACCTACCAGCAGTTCCTGGAGTTCTATGAGGATGTGCTCCCCGAATTTCAGAACGTGGGGAAGGTGGTTCAATTCAAG GTCAGTTGCAACTATGAGCCTCACCTGCGAGGAAATGTGTACGTCCAGTATCAGTC ggagaaggactgtcaggcagctctggctctgttCAGTGGACGATGGTATGCAGGCAGACAGCTTCACTGTGAATTCTGTCCTGTGACAAGGTGGAAAACTGCCATATGTG GCTTATTTGAAAGGCAGAAGTGTCCAAGAGGGAAACACTGCAACTTTCTTCACGTAttcaaaaatccaaacaacgAGTTTTGGGAGGCCAACAGAGACATACGTATTTCTCCTGAACGGACTCATCAGTTGTCTAAAAACTCTGAGAGGAGAAACAGATCGAGCCATCGTGACGACTATTACAGCCGGTCCAGGAGAAGGGGCAGCCCGAGCCCAGACCATTCCTACCGCAGAAATGGAGaatcagagaggaaaaagagtcGCCGCAAAAACAAGAAGCGGCGCCACTCGGGGAGGTCGAGGAGTCGAGAGAGGAGGAGGTCTCACAGCAGGGGCAGGAAGAGGAGAGGCCGCAGTCGCAGCAGGAGTCACAGTCGGACAcgcagcaggagcagaagcaGGAGCTCCTCTCGATCCAGGAGCAGGGGTAAAAAGAGATcaagcagcagaggaaaaaacagTGAAACTCCCAAAACAAAGTGA